In one Planifilum fimeticola genomic region, the following are encoded:
- a CDS encoding IS5 family transposase, whose product MGSSFSGWSICSCQKRGDGIGKTKVGKGTKVMMVSDGNGVPIGLYLDSAQHHEIRLAEATLKTVRVPQRRGRPRTRPKELVADKAYDSRSFRIWLRRRGIKPTIATIHRKSRKPRRGRPIRVGEGYRRRWIIERCFGWMNNYRRLVVRYDRYLYIYRAFCLIAFIIWCVNRILK is encoded by the coding sequence ATGGGCTCAAGCTTTTCTGGATGGTCGATTTGTTCCTGCCAAAAAAGGGGAGACGGGATTGGAAAAACCAAGGTGGGCAAGGGAACCAAGGTCATGATGGTATCGGATGGAAACGGGGTGCCGATCGGTCTGTATCTGGACAGCGCCCAACATCATGAAATCCGGTTGGCGGAAGCCACCCTGAAAACGGTTCGGGTACCGCAAAGGCGGGGGCGTCCCCGAACACGGCCCAAGGAATTGGTGGCTGACAAAGCTTATGACAGCCGTTCTTTTCGAATTTGGTTGCGCCGACGGGGGATCAAGCCCACCATTGCCACCATTCATCGAAAAAGCCGCAAACCCCGTCGTGGCCGCCCCATCCGTGTGGGAGAGGGATACCGCCGGCGTTGGATCATTGAACGCTGCTTCGGTTGGATGAACAATTACCGTCGGTTGGTGGTTCGATATGACCGATATTTGTATATTTATAGAGCTTTTTGCCTGATTGCATTCATTATTTGGTGTGTGAATCGAATTTTGAAATAG
- a CDS encoding SMI1/KNR4 family protein — MIEWEQREKMIDRKVIAKVEEHLGIKFPQDYVEWAKKYHGGGPKNIEAFIDSGKFKGMSFYMLCSYNPEAPYHYILEDYEIYVKEAKLPDKLIPFGVDSGENLYYFDFRDGIQQPKIVWHDKDFHPDEYPESLVYICDTFTQFLSMLYDEE, encoded by the coding sequence TTATTGCCAAAGTCGAAGAACATCTAGGGATAAAATTTCCTCAGGATTACGTTGAATGGGCAAAAAAATATCACGGAGGGGGGCCAAAAAATATCGAGGCTTTCATTGACTCCGGAAAATTTAAAGGCATGTCGTTTTATATGTTGTGCAGTTACAACCCCGAAGCACCTTATCATTATATACTGGAGGACTATGAGATCTACGTTAAGGAAGCCAAGCTTCCCGACAAGTTGATTCCTTTTGGCGTAGATTCTGGAGAAAACCTGTATTATTTTGATTTCCGAGATGGCATTCAGCAACCGAAGATTGTTTGGCATGATAAGGACTTCCATCCTGATGAATATCCCGAATCATTGGTATATATCTGCGATACATTTACTCAATTTCTTTCCATGCTTTATGATGAAGAATGA